A stretch of Pelagicoccus sp. SDUM812003 DNA encodes these proteins:
- a CDS encoding VC0807 family protein: MSDDAPASTTKQIPKNENFLANIVCNLVLPILCLKNLSSEDRLGPVLGLVVALAFPIGYFFYDFAKRRNYNIISIFGFLNILLTGGIGLMAAEPKWVVIKETAMPLMIGVLVLATANRKNSLLKTFLFNEAIFDIDKIRSHIDTDEKRSTLEGHFKVANWLLVFSFLISALLNFILASMIVKSPGGTEQFNQEIATLTWVSWLVITAPTMAILIYALWRLINGLKGLTGLSFEGLLHEHHVKKD, encoded by the coding sequence ATGAGCGACGACGCACCCGCCAGCACCACCAAGCAAATACCGAAGAACGAGAACTTTCTCGCCAACATCGTCTGCAACCTCGTGCTGCCGATTCTCTGCTTGAAGAACCTGAGCAGCGAGGATCGTCTCGGCCCGGTACTTGGTCTGGTCGTGGCCCTGGCCTTCCCGATCGGCTACTTTTTCTACGACTTCGCGAAGCGACGAAACTACAACATCATCTCCATCTTCGGATTCCTCAACATCCTGCTCACCGGCGGGATCGGCCTGATGGCCGCGGAACCGAAGTGGGTGGTGATCAAGGAGACCGCCATGCCGCTCATGATCGGCGTGCTAGTCCTCGCGACAGCGAATCGCAAAAACTCGCTGCTGAAAACCTTCCTCTTCAACGAAGCCATTTTCGACATCGACAAGATTCGCAGCCATATCGACACCGACGAAAAGCGCTCCACTCTAGAGGGACATTTCAAAGTGGCGAATTGGCTGCTTGTATTCAGTTTTCTGATAAGCGCTCTGCTCAACTTCATCCTCGCTTCCATGATCGTAAAAAGCCCTGGCGGCACCGAGCAGTTCAATCAGGAGATCGCCACCCTGACCTGGGTTTCCTGGCTGGTCATCACAGCGCCAACCATGGCGATTCTCATCTACGCCCTTTGGCGGTTGATAAATGGCTTGAAGGGCCTAACCGGACTTAGCTTCGAAGGCCTGCTGCACGAGCACCACGTGAAGAAGGACTGA
- a CDS encoding citrate synthase → MSKEAILKIDDQELSFPIIEGTEKERAVDLRTLRAKSGGYITYDEGFGNTGSCQSEITFIDGEKGILRYRGYPIEQLAEKSDFIESAYLIINGELPTKKQRAHFSNLISENAAIDERMHRIFEGYPRSANPMSILAAMMNSLACFYPHLATNDRATDLENFEKAAAFAISKVRTITAAVYRVSQGLPIMYPKKNIGYCDNFLHMMFSEPYDEYPRDTIQASALNLILLLHADHEQNCSTSTVRMVGSGGANLFASISAGVSALWGPLHGGANLAVIQMLEAIHAEGDDGSKFIEEAKSGKSNRRLMGFGHRVYKNFDPRAKIIGKACDQLLNKLGISDPCLDIARKLEQAALADDYFISRNLYPNVDFYSGIIMRALGIPVEMFTVMFAIGRMPGWVANWMEVSSNPKGRISRPRQVYQGPAVRDYVPIADRG, encoded by the coding sequence ATGAGCAAAGAAGCCATTCTCAAAATAGACGATCAAGAGCTGTCCTTTCCGATCATCGAGGGCACTGAAAAAGAGCGAGCGGTCGACCTGCGTACCCTGCGTGCGAAGAGCGGCGGCTACATTACTTACGACGAGGGCTTCGGCAACACAGGGTCGTGCCAGAGCGAGATCACCTTTATCGACGGGGAAAAAGGCATCCTTCGCTACCGCGGCTACCCGATCGAGCAGCTGGCGGAGAAGTCTGACTTCATCGAGAGCGCCTATTTGATCATCAACGGAGAGCTGCCCACCAAGAAGCAGCGGGCCCACTTCTCGAACCTCATTTCAGAAAACGCGGCGATCGACGAGCGCATGCACCGCATTTTCGAAGGCTACCCGCGCTCCGCGAATCCCATGTCGATCCTGGCGGCCATGATGAATTCGCTGGCTTGCTTCTATCCGCATCTGGCCACCAACGATCGCGCCACGGACTTGGAAAATTTCGAGAAGGCGGCGGCCTTCGCCATTTCCAAGGTGCGCACCATCACTGCGGCGGTTTATCGCGTGAGCCAAGGTCTGCCGATCATGTATCCGAAAAAGAACATCGGCTACTGCGACAACTTTTTGCACATGATGTTCTCCGAGCCGTACGACGAGTATCCTCGCGATACCATCCAGGCGTCCGCTCTGAATCTCATTTTGCTCCTGCATGCGGACCACGAGCAGAATTGCTCTACCTCCACCGTGCGCATGGTGGGCTCCGGGGGAGCGAATCTCTTCGCTTCCATCTCCGCAGGCGTATCCGCTCTTTGGGGACCTTTGCACGGCGGAGCGAATCTCGCGGTCATCCAGATGCTGGAAGCCATTCATGCGGAAGGCGACGACGGCAGCAAGTTCATCGAGGAGGCCAAGAGCGGCAAAAGCAATCGCCGCCTGATGGGTTTCGGTCACCGCGTCTACAAGAACTTCGATCCACGCGCCAAGATCATCGGCAAGGCCTGCGATCAGCTGCTGAACAAGCTCGGCATCAGCGATCCCTGTTTGGACATCGCTCGCAAGCTCGAGCAAGCTGCGCTGGCTGACGATTACTTCATCTCTCGCAACCTCTATCCGAACGTCGACTTCTACAGCGGCATCATCATGCGAGCCCTCGGCATTCCGGTGGAAATGTTCACCGTGATGTTCGCCATCGGCCGCATGCCAGGCTGGGTGGCCAACTGGATGGAGGTTTCCAGCAACCCGAAAGGACGAATCAGCCGCCCCCGCCAGGTCTATCAAGGCCCGGCCGTTCGCGACTACGTGCCGATCGCGGATCGCGGCTAA
- the acpS gene encoding holo-ACP synthase — translation MDAISLPCKGPVLGIGVDIVSVKRIRDLIDRQGDRFLHRVYTKAEREYCLKYKDPGERFAARFAAKEAVAKAFTTGIGEHLTWTSVSVVPGERGEPLVELDEKGRHLLHQVRGKYVAISLSHTDETAIAFATILG, via the coding sequence ATGGATGCGATATCTCTGCCCTGCAAAGGACCGGTTCTCGGAATTGGCGTCGATATTGTATCTGTTAAACGGATACGAGACTTGATCGATCGGCAGGGCGACCGTTTTCTGCATCGCGTTTACACGAAAGCGGAGCGGGAGTACTGCCTGAAATACAAGGATCCCGGCGAACGGTTCGCGGCTCGCTTCGCCGCCAAGGAGGCGGTCGCCAAAGCCTTTACTACGGGAATCGGCGAACACTTGACTTGGACCTCCGTGAGCGTAGTTCCCGGCGAACGCGGCGAACCATTGGTCGAATTGGATGAGAAAGGCAGACACCTCCTGCATCAGGTGAGAGGGAAGTATGTGGCGATCAGCCTCTCGCATACGGACGAGACGGCCATTGCGTTCGCGACGATTCTGGGCTAG
- a CDS encoding pyridoxine 5'-phosphate synthase, translating to MSSQTILLGVNIDHVATVRQARYKDSPRGCGQFVEPDPVTIALLCEKAGAQGITVHPREDARHVQRSDVRRLRECIQTRLNMEMAATEDMLSFALEVLPETICIVPEKREEVTTEGGLEVAGQFDRIDSIVKSAKEAGIESSLFIDPDKAQIEASAKIGAKYVELHTGAYANAYYTARRAEEFERLVEGAALASELGLIVNAGHGINYVNVSEVITIPELHELNIGHSIISRALFFGIDEAVREMKALMAGA from the coding sequence ATGTCTAGCCAAACCATTCTTCTCGGGGTCAATATCGACCATGTCGCAACCGTGCGCCAAGCGCGCTACAAGGACAGCCCACGGGGCTGCGGCCAGTTCGTGGAGCCGGATCCGGTGACCATCGCTCTGCTCTGCGAGAAGGCCGGGGCGCAAGGCATCACGGTCCACCCGCGCGAGGACGCGCGACATGTGCAACGCTCGGATGTGCGGCGCCTTCGCGAGTGCATCCAGACTCGGCTCAACATGGAGATGGCCGCCACCGAGGACATGCTCTCCTTCGCTCTGGAGGTCTTGCCTGAAACCATCTGCATCGTGCCGGAGAAGCGCGAGGAGGTGACGACTGAAGGCGGTCTGGAAGTGGCAGGGCAGTTCGATCGCATCGATAGCATCGTCAAGTCCGCCAAGGAAGCCGGTATCGAGAGCAGTTTGTTTATCGATCCGGACAAGGCGCAGATCGAAGCCTCTGCCAAGATCGGCGCCAAGTATGTGGAACTGCACACCGGAGCGTATGCAAATGCCTACTACACTGCAAGGAGAGCCGAGGAGTTCGAGCGACTCGTGGAGGGAGCCGCGCTCGCTTCCGAACTCGGGCTCATCGTCAACGCCGGTCACGGCATCAACTACGTCAACGTTAGCGAGGTCATCACCATTCCCGAGCTGCACGAGCTCAATATCGGACACAGCATCATCAGCCGGGCCCTCTTCTTCGGGATCGACGAAGCTGTACGGGAAATGAAAGCCCTTATGGCGGGCGCATAG